From Thermodesulfovibrionales bacterium, one genomic window encodes:
- a CDS encoding cytochrome c3 family protein, whose product MKILTILLTIAVAIMFVGSAMAVNPGKTVEWEGKGMGKVTFDGKVHADKGLKCNDCHTKIFQMKKGTAKITMAELNAGKLCGECHNGTKAFATKDAANCGKCHKK is encoded by the coding sequence ATGAAAATACTTACGATCCTGTTGACAATCGCGGTGGCTATTATGTTCGTCGGCAGCGCCATGGCTGTGAACCCTGGGAAGACCGTGGAGTGGGAAGGAAAGGGCATGGGAAAGGTAACCTTTGACGGCAAGGTTCATGCTGACAAGGGTCTGAAATGCAACGATTGCCACACGAAAATATTTCAGATGAAGAAAGGCACAGCAAAGATCACGATGGCAGAGTTGAACGCGGGCAAGCTCTGCGGAGAGTGCCATAACGGTACAAAGGCATTCGCAACGAAGGACGCTGCAAACTGCGGAAAGTGCCATAAGAAATAA